In Ornithinibacter aureus, the genomic stretch CGAGCAGCTTCTGCCGGTGCGGCTCGCGCGGGGAGTCCTTGCTGATCTCGGCGAGCAGCCTGGGGTGGCTGGCCGCGTCGTTGGCCAGCGCGTCCCGCAGCGTTGCGGTCGGGGGAGTGGACTCCTCGTCCACGGTGATCATCCGGGCGACCCGGTCGACGGCCTCGTGCAGGATCTGCAGGGCCTGGTCGGCGTGAGCCGCGACGGTCTCGCGGGTCACCTCGGCCGTGACGAAGGGGTTGCCGTCGCGATCCCCACCCACCCACGAACCGAAGCGGACCACCGGGGGCAACGCGGCGGCATCCGATGCCTCGCCACCCAGGGCAGCCTCCACGGCCCGCTGGAACTGCGGGACCGCGTGCACGAGGGACTGGCTGAAGACCGTCAGCACGGTCTTGACCTCGTCGGAGGGAGTGGGGCGGGTGATGCGCAGGGTCGAGGTGCGCTGGAGGATGTCGATGTCGTCGAGCATGCGGCGTCGGGAGTCGGCGCGCTCCGACGGGCCCGACTCGGGGTCGTCGTGGACGTCCAGGTGGGCCGCGATGCGCCGCAGGGCGGACGCCACCGCACGGCGCCGGGCCTCGGTCGGGTGGGCCGTGAGCACCGGGTGGATCCGCATGGCCGCGATCCGGGCTCGGGCGTCCGACCCCGCCGCCGCGACGTCCGCGATCGCGGGGCCGATGTCGCCGGTCTCGGCGCTGCCACCGAACTCGCCGTCCTCGCGCCGCACCGACCGGGCACGATGCCGTTCCTCGGCGAGGTTGGTCAGGTGCAGGTGCACGGTGAGCAGCCGGGCGATGAGCTCTGCGGTCTGCGGGTCGAGGCTGTTGACGAGTTCGGCGGGCGCCTCGGGGTCCTCGGAGCGGCACCGCGCCTCGAGGGCGTCGGTGATCTCCAGCAGGTCTCCGCGGCCGGACTCCAGGATGACCTGCCGGTGCAGGCTGGTGAGCAGGGACAGGTCGTCGAGCATGCTGGCCATGGCTTCAGCCTAGGGTCGATCGGACACGGGAGGCCGAGAGCGTTCGCTCCTCGGTAGACTCCGCGAGTGATTCCAGCGATGCTTCCGGCTGCCACCCCGTCCCTCGACCTCGACCCATGGGTGTGGTGGGTGACGATCGGCATCGCGGTTGCGGTTCTCGTCTTCGACGTCATCTGGATCGCCCGCAACCCCCACCGGCCCTCCAACAAGGAGACCGGCATCGCGCTCACCATCTACATCGGCGCGGCCATCCTCTTCGGGCTGGGCATGTGGTACTTCGCTGGCGGTCAGCTGGCGGGCGAGTTCTTCGCGGGCTGGTTGACGGAGTACTCGCTCTCGGTGGACAACCTGTTCATCTTCCTGTTGATCATGGCCAAGTTCGCCGTGCCGGAGAAGTTGCAGCAGTTCGCCCTGATGATCGGCATCATCATCGCGATCGTCCTGCGCGGGCTGTTCATCTGGCTCGGCGCTGCCGCCATCAACAACTTCAGCTGGGTCTTCTACATCTTCGGCGCGTTCCTCATCTACACCGCCATCAAGCTCGCCCGCGAAGGTGAGAGTGATGACGAGGAGTACGAGGAGAACCGCTTCATGAAGGCGGTCGAGCGC encodes the following:
- a CDS encoding TerC family protein yields the protein MLPAATPSLDLDPWVWWVTIGIAVAVLVFDVIWIARNPHRPSNKETGIALTIYIGAAILFGLGMWYFAGGQLAGEFFAGWLTEYSLSVDNLFIFLLIMAKFAVPEKLQQFALMIGIIIAIVLRGLFIWLGAAAINNFSWVFYIFGAFLIYTAIKLAREGESDDEEYEENRFMKAVERFFPATQAYHGTKMFIIENGKRLATPLFFVIVALGTTDLLFALDSIPAIYGLTREPYIVLVANLFALMGLRQLYFLLGGLLTKLVYLSLGLAVLLAFIGVKLLLHALHENELPFINGGEHVLVPEIPIWMSLGAIVVILGTTTVASLWKTRKDERERIAGGPTGS